In the genome of Mesotoga sp. UBA6090, one region contains:
- a CDS encoding M20 family metallopeptidase, with protein MSYSDSQLESLLFELCSANTTNPPGNEDLAVSVIERTLASKEISVEIQRVADNRSNLLARIERDPGKPYLVFSGHMDVVPAGSNWNTEPFKPEQIGGRLYARGSADMKGGLSALIAALVDLSEDSEFCGNVALLATCDEEVGCSGIRYFLEHKPFDISAVIIGEPTSLGLATGEKGALWLKLKFRGKSAHGSQPQNGINAILKLFRAYSELSNALGKIEGLTQSLNIIRGGSKENTVPDEAECIMDVRFADNTSSSALEKIIDDVICKYEDSERATLLSRESFSSSGPLTLTVKDVLKKRSLSSDELTMSYFTDGAFTATHGIETVILGPGAASMAHKSNEYVDLEEVRTARRLYLEIIKQFFERTES; from the coding sequence ATGAGTTACAGCGATTCCCAACTCGAAAGTCTTCTCTTTGAGTTGTGTTCTGCCAACACAACTAATCCTCCGGGCAATGAAGATCTCGCCGTATCGGTTATCGAGAGAACTCTCGCGTCGAAAGAAATTAGCGTAGAGATTCAGCGAGTTGCCGACAACCGTTCGAATCTTCTTGCAAGGATCGAACGCGATCCCGGGAAGCCATATTTGGTCTTCTCCGGTCATATGGATGTGGTACCCGCCGGTTCAAACTGGAATACCGAACCTTTCAAGCCTGAACAGATAGGCGGGAGGCTCTATGCCAGAGGTTCCGCAGATATGAAGGGAGGTCTTTCGGCCTTAATTGCGGCGCTTGTGGATCTTTCGGAAGACAGTGAGTTCTGCGGAAACGTGGCACTTCTCGCCACGTGCGATGAAGAAGTCGGTTGCTCGGGAATACGGTACTTTCTTGAACACAAACCATTCGATATCTCGGCTGTTATCATTGGTGAGCCGACTTCTTTAGGACTTGCCACCGGGGAGAAGGGAGCGCTCTGGCTCAAACTGAAATTCAGGGGCAAATCCGCTCACGGCTCGCAGCCGCAAAATGGTATCAACGCCATTTTGAAACTGTTTCGCGCATACAGTGAACTTTCCAACGCTCTTGGCAAAATAGAAGGACTTACCCAAAGCCTCAATATTATCCGTGGCGGATCGAAAGAGAATACAGTACCGGACGAGGCCGAGTGTATCATGGATGTCCGCTTTGCCGATAATACCAGTTCCTCCGCTTTGGAGAAAATTATAGACGACGTTATCTGCAAATACGAGGACTCTGAACGAGCAACTCTTCTCAGCAGAGAATCATTCAGTTCGTCAGGGCCGCTAACGCTGACCGTGAAGGATGTTCTGAAGAAGCGGTCCTTAAGCTCCGACGAGCTCACAATGAGCTATTTCACTGACGGTGCCTTCACCGCAACTCACGGTATTGAGACGGTTATACTGGGACCGGGCGCCGCCTCCATGGCTCACAAATCGAATGAGTACGTCGATCTGGAAGAGGTTCGTACTGCTAGAAGACTGTACTTAGAGATTATAAAACAATTCTTTGAAAGGACGGAATCGTAG
- a CDS encoding UxaA family hydrolase gives MSGLRPDIMKTMMGYLRSDASVGVRNHVLVLPSVLCSSNVARKISAAVPGSVVASHNQGCAQLGDDFQQTRRTLINTALNPNVAAVLVVGLGCERVSPHELREVILDSGKPAELIMVQDYGTVEAVERGTSIVRKMVEEASKIEREEVPLSRLVLGMECGGSDFSSGLSANPVVGQAADILWEEEGRVILSETTELVGAEHLLFERMKDEEMKRRFTRMLERMINESMKNSRDVVDKENVPNNISPGNVRGGLTTLEEKSLGAMIKGGKVPVVGVNEYGEAIASCPGLYLMDTPGYDVESVTGMVAGGAIVVLFTTGQGTPTGNAIAPVIKITGNHETARKMSDNIDFDCSAVISGEETLEESGRRLFDLVLRVAEGEQTKSEFLGQDDFSIWNVGIKL, from the coding sequence GTGTCAGGGCTTAGGCCAGATATTATGAAGACCATGATGGGTTATTTAAGAAGTGACGCAAGTGTTGGAGTGAGAAATCACGTCCTCGTTCTCCCCAGTGTTCTTTGCTCTTCGAATGTTGCCAGAAAGATTTCGGCCGCTGTTCCCGGATCGGTAGTGGCTAGCCACAATCAAGGCTGCGCTCAACTGGGGGATGATTTTCAGCAGACTAGAAGAACGCTGATAAATACTGCGCTAAACCCTAATGTGGCAGCCGTTCTTGTTGTTGGGCTCGGCTGTGAAAGGGTGTCCCCACATGAACTGAGGGAAGTGATTCTAGACAGCGGAAAGCCTGCCGAACTAATAATGGTTCAAGACTACGGAACCGTGGAAGCTGTAGAAAGGGGAACCTCAATAGTCAGGAAAATGGTGGAGGAAGCCTCGAAGATTGAAAGAGAGGAAGTTCCGCTTTCGAGACTTGTCCTGGGCATGGAATGCGGTGGTTCCGACTTCTCTTCGGGTCTGTCGGCAAATCCGGTAGTCGGCCAGGCTGCAGACATTCTGTGGGAGGAAGAAGGTCGTGTGATACTCTCCGAAACTACTGAGCTGGTCGGTGCAGAACACCTCCTCTTTGAGAGAATGAAGGACGAAGAGATGAAGCGGCGATTCACCAGGATGCTTGAGAGAATGATAAATGAAAGTATGAAGAATAGTCGAGACGTGGTGGACAAGGAAAACGTCCCAAACAACATCTCCCCTGGAAATGTCAGAGGGGGGTTGACTACGCTTGAGGAGAAATCACTAGGAGCTATGATCAAAGGCGGAAAGGTCCCCGTTGTGGGCGTGAACGAGTACGGTGAAGCGATAGCTTCATGCCCGGGCCTCTACCTCATGGATACTCCTGGATATGACGTTGAATCGGTTACCGGCATGGTGGCTGGCGGTGCAATCGTTGTGCTCTTCACGACAGGTCAGGGAACACCTACGGGTAATGCTATAGCCCCGGTCATTAAGATAACCGGGAACCATGAGACTGCCAGGAAAATGAGCGATAATATCGACTTCGATTGCAGCGCGGTCATATCCGGTGAGGAAACACTTGAGGAGAGTGGAAGAAGGCTTTTCGATCTTGTTCTAAGGGTTGCCGAAGGAGAGCAGACGAAATCGGAATTTCTGGGACAGGACGACTTCTCAATCTGGAATGTGGGGATAAAACTATGA
- the smpB gene encoding SsrA-binding protein SmpB, whose translation MKMVVTNKKARFQYHLMDSYEAGIELVGTEVKSLRLGGASLIDAYCKIENGEIFLMECNISQYTHGNVWNHEPRRKRRLLMHRKEILRLDQKIKEKGLTIIPLRIYFNDKGKAKVEISLAKGKRLFDKREDIAKRDVERRMRQRTDL comes from the coding sequence ATGAAAATGGTAGTTACGAACAAAAAGGCACGTTTCCAGTACCATCTTATGGATTCATACGAAGCCGGGATCGAGCTTGTCGGCACGGAAGTCAAATCTCTGCGCCTTGGTGGCGCTTCTCTGATTGATGCTTACTGTAAGATCGAGAATGGAGAGATTTTTCTTATGGAATGTAATATCAGTCAGTATACACATGGAAATGTTTGGAATCACGAGCCCCGCAGAAAGCGAAGGCTCCTTATGCATAGGAAGGAGATACTGAGGCTCGATCAGAAGATCAAGGAAAAGGGATTGACCATTATCCCTCTAAGAATATACTTCAACGACAAGGGAAAGGCGAAGGTTGAGATTTCACTTGCAAAGGGAAAGAGGCTCTTCGACAAGCGCGAAGATATCGCAAAGAGGGATGTTGAAAGAAGGATGCGTCAGCGGACAGACTTGTGA
- a CDS encoding M24 family metallopeptidase: MLLEEFRNRVESLRELIAARNARALLLSKCCNFSWFTFGGRSHITLNSTEGEASILVTGDRLYMITNNIEKQRIQEIELDESLLGEFGFLEYSWFEPSGERRLVEGLVKGKLLSDTGRYSGEHVDITPMRTLLSQSEIDTYRILGRECDEIFSAIVPTLKSEMTELEVQGLLYEAMAKRDIEPLLVLVFSEDSSLRYRHNLSRDVKLGKRGFASICARRRGLIVSCSRSFMFEAADDVLRQHQQNCYVDAVAIGSSRPGVKLSEAFGRLIEAYEKVGRAGEWKFHHQGGIAGYLPREVHANLRSDVHLREGNAVAWNPTIRGTKSEDTVLIGIEQNSILSFPEESTWSALEFEVNDEVVRRPAPLLIG, from the coding sequence ATGCTTTTAGAAGAGTTTAGAAATAGGGTTGAAAGCCTGAGAGAGCTAATAGCTGCCAGAAACGCTCGCGCTCTCTTGTTGAGCAAGTGCTGTAATTTCTCGTGGTTCACTTTTGGAGGCAGGAGTCATATTACCCTGAACTCCACCGAGGGTGAAGCCTCTATTCTTGTAACTGGGGACCGGCTCTACATGATCACCAACAACATTGAAAAGCAGAGAATCCAGGAGATCGAGCTTGACGAAAGTCTTCTCGGAGAATTCGGGTTTCTTGAATACAGCTGGTTTGAGCCCTCCGGAGAGAGGAGATTGGTCGAAGGACTGGTAAAAGGGAAGCTTCTTTCCGATACTGGTAGGTATTCCGGCGAGCACGTAGACATTACTCCAATGCGAACTCTCTTGAGCCAGTCAGAGATAGATACGTACAGGATTTTGGGCAGGGAATGCGACGAGATTTTTTCCGCAATAGTCCCTACTTTGAAAAGCGAGATGACTGAACTGGAAGTTCAAGGCCTCCTCTATGAAGCTATGGCGAAGAGGGATATCGAACCTTTATTGGTGCTTGTGTTCTCGGAGGATAGCTCACTCAGATACAGGCACAATCTGTCGAGAGACGTTAAGCTTGGAAAAAGAGGATTCGCCAGCATCTGTGCCAGGAGAAGGGGCTTGATAGTTTCTTGCAGCAGGTCTTTCATGTTTGAGGCGGCAGACGATGTATTACGCCAGCACCAACAGAACTGTTACGTCGACGCCGTGGCGATTGGCTCGTCGAGGCCCGGAGTGAAGCTGTCGGAAGCCTTCGGGAGGTTGATCGAGGCCTATGAAAAGGTAGGCAGGGCCGGTGAATGGAAGTTCCATCACCAAGGAGGAATCGCGGGATATCTCCCAAGGGAAGTACACGCCAATCTCAGGAGCGATGTGCATCTTCGGGAGGGAAATGCCGTTGCCTGGAATCCGACAATCAGGGGCACGAAGTCCGAAGACACTGTCTTAATAGGCATTGAGCAGAATTCGATCCTCTCATTTCCTGAAGAAAGTACATGGTCGGCGTTGGAGTTTGAAGTAAATGACGAAGTAGTGAGGAGACCTGCGCCCCTCCTTATTGGCTAG
- a CDS encoding Ldh family oxidoreductase gives MTYKDLKTLCEEILRAEGFPDETASDIVEVLLEADLRDIPSHGVARFGRYIKEREHGNIRIDSEPEIIHNTPISALVDGRGGPGQCVSKYAMDLSIQKARQSMIGLVSVRNSNHYGISAFYSERALTEGMIGIAMTNSYPLVVPTFGKEAVLGTNPFSIAIPGEKRDFILDMATSVVTRGKLEVYDRLEKEIPLGWAVDETGRDTSSPRKVLTNFNERNSGGILPLGGSGEDFGGHKGYGMAILVDLLSAGLSLGKWSAETYFGSEAGVCHFFGCIGLELFGEPSALIGHLERIVDGVAASEKAEGHEKIYYHGEKEASARERSMRIGIDLDQKTRNSLASLAGKHAISIPEELL, from the coding sequence GTGACATATAAAGACCTCAAAACTTTGTGTGAAGAAATCCTCCGTGCCGAAGGCTTTCCCGACGAAACGGCCTCCGACATAGTCGAGGTTCTGCTCGAGGCCGACCTGCGAGATATTCCCTCTCACGGGGTAGCCAGGTTTGGCCGCTATATAAAAGAGAGAGAACACGGAAATATCCGCATAGATTCCGAACCGGAAATAATCCATAACACACCCATCTCAGCATTAGTTGACGGCAGAGGCGGTCCGGGACAATGTGTTTCCAAGTATGCAATGGATCTTTCAATACAGAAGGCCCGGCAGTCGATGATCGGGCTCGTTTCGGTAAGGAATTCGAACCATTACGGGATCTCCGCCTTTTACTCGGAGAGGGCACTTACAGAGGGAATGATAGGAATTGCCATGACGAACAGCTATCCGCTTGTCGTTCCGACCTTTGGCAAAGAGGCGGTTCTTGGCACGAATCCATTCTCGATAGCTATCCCGGGAGAGAAGCGAGATTTCATTCTCGACATGGCCACAAGCGTGGTCACAAGGGGAAAGCTAGAGGTCTACGATAGGCTGGAGAAAGAGATTCCATTGGGATGGGCCGTCGATGAAACCGGTAGGGATACCTCCTCGCCAAGAAAGGTGCTCACAAACTTCAATGAGAGAAACTCCGGGGGGATTCTTCCACTTGGGGGCTCCGGAGAAGATTTTGGCGGCCACAAAGGTTACGGGATGGCAATTCTCGTAGATCTTCTCTCCGCAGGCCTTTCGCTGGGAAAATGGAGCGCAGAAACTTATTTCGGTTCGGAAGCCGGTGTCTGCCACTTCTTCGGCTGCATAGGCCTCGAGTTGTTCGGCGAACCTTCCGCTCTCATAGGCCATCTTGAACGCATAGTGGATGGAGTTGCGGCCAGCGAAAAGGCAGAGGGCCACGAAAAGATCTACTACCACGGAGAAAAAGAGGCAAGTGCAAGAGAAAGATCAATGAGAATCGGCATAGATCTTGATCAGAAAACCAGAAATTCGCTCGCTTCACTCGCAGGCAAACACGCCATATCGATTCCTGAGGAACTCCTTTAG